One window of Thermodesulfobacteriota bacterium genomic DNA carries:
- a CDS encoding Do family serine endopeptidase yields MNRFVVAARGAALLVASVAPAARAALPQSPRETPVVLAVRKASPAVVNISTETVVRTQSPFRGFSPFFDDFFRDFFGELPGQERRQQGLGSGVLIRPEGIVLTNEHVIQSASRILVTLASGEEFEASLVGADSRTDLAVLRVEAQAPLPHLPMGTSADLMIGETVIAIGNPFGLSHTVTTGVVSALDRTIRGANDRVYADFIQTDASINPGNSGGPLLNLLGELVGINSAIYQRAEGIGFAIPIDKARRIVESLLAYGRVYRAWLGLHVQDLSPELARHFGVAGRSGVLVTRVFEESPAQRAGLRRGDVLLELDGTALADRDGFFERLAGYTVGSRLRFRVAREGGERTVEVEAREIPPGYAQALSETWLGLTVEENSAALARRHGLATNRGLVVTQVLRGSAAAAAGIEPGDVLRQVNSAPVDTADQYREALLAASQRETVVLLVQRGRAGYYVSLTP; encoded by the coding sequence ATGAACCGGTTTGTCGTTGCGGCCCGGGGGGCCGCGCTCTTGGTTGCATCCGTGGCCCCCGCTGCCCGCGCCGCCCTGCCCCAGAGCCCCCGGGAGACCCCGGTGGTGCTCGCGGTGCGGAAGGCCTCGCCGGCGGTGGTCAACATCTCCACCGAGACGGTGGTGCGCACCCAGAGCCCCTTTCGGGGGTTCAGCCCGTTCTTCGACGACTTCTTTCGCGACTTCTTCGGCGAGCTGCCCGGGCAGGAGCGCCGGCAGCAGGGCCTGGGGTCGGGGGTGCTCATCCGCCCCGAGGGGATCGTGCTGACCAACGAGCACGTGATCCAGAGCGCGTCGCGCATCCTGGTGACGCTCGCCTCGGGGGAGGAGTTCGAGGCCAGCCTGGTGGGGGCCGACAGCCGCACGGATCTCGCGGTGCTCCGGGTGGAGGCCCAGGCCCCCCTGCCCCACCTGCCCATGGGGACCTCCGCGGATCTCATGATCGGCGAGACCGTGATCGCCATCGGCAACCCGTTTGGCCTCTCCCACACGGTGACGACCGGGGTGGTGAGCGCGCTGGACCGCACCATCCGGGGGGCCAACGACCGGGTCTACGCCGACTTCATCCAGACCGACGCCTCCATCAACCCCGGCAACTCGGGAGGGCCCCTCCTGAACCTCCTGGGGGAGCTGGTGGGCATCAACTCGGCGATCTATCAGCGCGCCGAGGGGATCGGATTCGCCATCCCCATCGACAAGGCGCGGCGCATCGTGGAGAGCCTGCTGGCCTACGGCAGGGTGTACCGGGCGTGGCTCGGCCTCCACGTGCAGGACCTCTCCCCCGAGCTGGCGCGCCACTTCGGGGTGGCAGGCCGCAGCGGCGTGCTCGTGACCCGGGTGTTCGAGGAAAGCCCCGCCCAGCGGGCGGGGCTGCGGCGGGGCGACGTGCTCCTGGAGCTCGACGGCACCGCGCTCGCGGATCGGGACGGCTTCTTCGAGCGCCTGGCGGGCTACACCGTGGGGAGCCGCCTGCGCTTCCGGGTGGCCCGGGAGGGCGGGGAGCGCACGGTGGAGGTGGAGGCCCGGGAGATTCCCCCCGGGTACGCCCAGGCTCTGAGCGAGACCTGGCTCGGCCTCACGGTGGAGGAGAACTCCGCCGCCCTGGCCCGGCGCCACGGCCTGGCCACCAACCGGGGCCTGGTGGTCACGCAGGTCCTCCGGGGGAGCGCCGCGGCCGCCGCCGGCATCGAGCCCGGCGACGTGCTGCGCCAGGTGAACAGCGCCCCCGTGGACACCGCCGACCAGTACCGCGAGGCGCTCCTCGCCGCGAGCCAGCGGGAGACCGTGGTGCTCCTGGTGCAGCGGGGCCGGGCGGGGTACTACGTGAGCCTGACCCCCTGA
- a CDS encoding zinc ribbon domain-containing protein: protein MPLYPYRCPKCKVDFEVEMRLSEVGKKKVACPHCKGKKVERVYAAFFAKTSRKS from the coding sequence ATGCCCCTGTACCCGTACCGCTGCCCCAAGTGCAAGGTGGACTTCGAGGTGGAGATGCGCCTGAGCGAGGTGGGGAAGAAGAAGGTCGCCTGCCCCCACTGCAAGGGGAAGAAGGTGGAGCGCGTCTACGCCGCCTTCTTCGCCAAGACCAGCCGCAAGTCCTGA
- a CDS encoding Hsp20/alpha crystallin family protein: MALVKWEPRSELEPVRSLRQEVDRLFEDFFRGWPKPWSGGWLAPAEGVFAPSIDLRETEKELILTAEVPGLQKEDVDVNIMEQSVTIRGERKQEKETKEQNYHYRETSFGSFQRVVPLPAPIAADKAKARLKDGVLTLTLPKAEPSKPRGVKVKVE; the protein is encoded by the coding sequence ATGGCTCTCGTGAAGTGGGAACCCCGAAGCGAGCTCGAGCCCGTGCGCAGCCTGCGCCAGGAGGTCGACCGCCTCTTCGAGGACTTCTTCCGGGGCTGGCCCAAGCCCTGGTCCGGCGGCTGGCTCGCCCCGGCCGAGGGGGTGTTCGCCCCGAGCATCGATCTGCGCGAGACCGAGAAGGAGCTGATCCTCACGGCCGAGGTGCCCGGGCTCCAGAAGGAAGACGTGGACGTCAACATCATGGAGCAGAGCGTCACCATCCGGGGCGAGCGCAAGCAGGAGAAGGAGACCAAGGAGCAGAACTACCACTACCGGGAGACCTCGTTCGGCTCCTTCCAGCGCGTCGTCCCCCTGCCGGCCCCCATCGCGGCCGACAAGGCCAAGGCCAGGCTCAAGGACGGCGTCCTCACGCTGACCCTGCCCAAGGCCGAGCCCTCCAAGCCCCGGGGCGTGAAGGTGAAGGTGGAGTGA
- the nth gene encoding endonuclease III, producing MEEPTRIREIDAILRARYPETPALRFTNAFTLLVAAILAAQCTDERVNGVTATLFARFPDPRAFAEAPLEALEEAVRSTGFYRQKARALQACCRELVARFGADVPGTVEEMVTLPGVGRKTANLVLGNSRGVPAIFVDTHVKRVAYRLGLTRHTDPDRIEDDLTPLVDADRRVAFSNLLTHLGRDVCTARKPRCPACPLRELCPRVGVG from the coding sequence GTGGAGGAACCCACGCGGATCCGTGAGATCGACGCCATCCTGCGGGCCCGGTACCCCGAGACCCCCGCCCTGCGGTTCACGAACGCCTTTACCCTGCTCGTGGCCGCCATCCTGGCGGCCCAGTGCACCGACGAGCGCGTCAACGGGGTGACGGCCACCCTGTTTGCCCGGTTTCCCGACCCCCGGGCCTTCGCCGAGGCCCCCCTGGAGGCCCTCGAGGAAGCCGTGCGCTCCACGGGCTTCTACCGCCAGAAGGCCCGGGCGCTCCAGGCCTGCTGCCGCGAGCTCGTGGCGCGGTTCGGGGCAGATGTGCCGGGCACGGTGGAGGAGATGGTCACCCTGCCGGGGGTGGGGCGAAAGACCGCCAACCTGGTCCTGGGCAACAGCCGGGGCGTGCCGGCGATCTTCGTGGACACCCACGTCAAGCGGGTCGCCTACCGCCTGGGCCTCACCCGCCACACCGACCCCGACCGGATCGAGGACGACCTCACCCCCCTGGTGGACGCCGACCGCCGGGTGGCCTTCTCGAACCTCCTCACCCACCTGGGCCGCGACGTCTGCACCGCCCGCAAGCCCCGCTGCCCCGCCTGCCCCCTGCGGGAGCTGTGCCCCCGGGTCGGCGTGGGGTAG
- a CDS encoding NAD+ synthase — translation MVRLFLSQMNATVGDVAGNAAKVRDGLDRARRWGADIAVFPECALVGYPPEDLLFKSRFVADNLKALDDLREHTRGLTAVVGFVERDDDLYNAAAVLHNGELRAVVRKNILPNYGVFDEDRYFQTGHETRVFRLGACTFGVTICEDLWYPSGPGRTQALLGGAELLINISASPYHAGKVAFRETMLGTRASDNAAILAFCNLVGGQDELVFDGNSLVFSPRGQVLARGLAFEEDHVVADVDPREVFAQRLRDPRRRVALRREALATPLGEPVVLPELPAGPRPPLPRRELGPMGEEEEIYRALVLGCRDYARKNGFGKVLLGLSGGIDSALTAAVAADALGAGQVVGVTMPSPYSSPGSVSDSLELAGNLGIACREIPISGVFQAFLDTLAPQFAGTPPGVAEENVQARIRGTLLMALSNKFGWLLLSTGNKSETSVGYCTLYGDMAGGLNVLKDVPKTLVYRLSRWRNAQAPGPWIPQAVLDKEPSAELRPNQRDSDSLPPYEVLDPIIQGYVEEDRARETLEAEFGAETVARVIALVDANEYKRRQAAPGLKITPRAFGKDRRFPLTNAYGKVPPKP, via the coding sequence ATGGTCCGACTCTTCCTGAGCCAGATGAACGCCACGGTGGGCGACGTGGCCGGCAACGCGGCCAAGGTCCGCGACGGCCTGGACCGGGCGCGCCGCTGGGGCGCCGACATCGCCGTCTTCCCCGAGTGCGCCCTGGTGGGCTACCCCCCCGAGGATCTCCTCTTCAAGTCCCGGTTCGTCGCAGACAACCTCAAGGCCCTCGACGACCTGCGGGAGCACACCCGGGGGCTCACCGCGGTGGTGGGCTTCGTGGAGCGCGACGACGACCTCTACAACGCCGCCGCCGTGCTCCACAACGGCGAACTGCGGGCCGTGGTGCGAAAGAACATCCTGCCCAACTACGGGGTCTTCGACGAGGACCGCTACTTCCAGACCGGCCACGAGACCCGGGTGTTTCGCCTGGGAGCCTGCACCTTCGGGGTCACCATCTGCGAAGACCTCTGGTACCCGTCGGGGCCCGGGCGCACCCAGGCGCTGCTGGGAGGGGCCGAGCTCCTCATCAACATCTCGGCGTCCCCGTACCACGCGGGCAAGGTGGCCTTCCGCGAGACCATGCTCGGCACCCGGGCCTCCGACAACGCGGCGATCCTGGCCTTCTGCAACCTGGTGGGGGGCCAGGACGAGCTGGTGTTCGACGGCAACTCGCTCGTCTTTTCCCCCCGGGGGCAGGTGCTGGCCCGGGGCCTGGCCTTCGAGGAAGACCACGTGGTGGCCGACGTGGACCCCCGGGAGGTGTTCGCCCAGCGCCTGCGCGACCCCCGCCGCCGGGTGGCCCTGCGCCGGGAGGCCCTGGCCACGCCCCTGGGGGAGCCCGTGGTCCTGCCCGAGCTCCCCGCCGGCCCCCGCCCCCCCCTGCCCCGCCGGGAGCTCGGCCCCATGGGGGAAGAAGAGGAGATCTACCGGGCGCTGGTCCTGGGCTGCCGGGACTACGCCCGCAAGAACGGCTTCGGCAAGGTGCTCCTGGGCCTGAGCGGGGGCATCGACTCGGCGCTCACCGCCGCCGTGGCGGCCGACGCCCTGGGGGCCGGGCAGGTGGTGGGGGTGACCATGCCGTCGCCCTACTCCAGCCCGGGCAGCGTGAGCGACAGCCTCGAGCTCGCCGGCAACCTGGGCATCGCGTGCCGCGAGATCCCCATCTCCGGGGTCTTCCAGGCCTTTCTCGACACCCTGGCCCCCCAGTTCGCGGGAACCCCGCCCGGGGTGGCCGAGGAGAACGTGCAGGCCCGCATCCGGGGCACGCTCCTCATGGCGCTCTCCAACAAGTTCGGGTGGCTCCTTCTGAGCACCGGCAACAAGAGCGAGACCTCCGTGGGGTACTGCACCCTCTACGGCGACATGGCGGGGGGCCTCAACGTGCTCAAGGACGTGCCCAAGACCCTGGTGTACCGGCTCTCCCGGTGGCGCAACGCCCAGGCCCCGGGGCCCTGGATCCCCCAGGCCGTCCTCGACAAGGAGCCCAGCGCCGAGCTGCGGCCCAACCAGCGGGACTCCGACTCCCTGCCCCCCTACGAGGTGCTCGATCCCATCATCCAGGGCTACGTGGAGGAAGACCGGGCCCGCGAGACCCTCGAGGCCGAGTTCGGGGCCGAGACCGTGGCCCGGGTGATCGCCCTAGTCGACGCCAACGAGTACAAGCGGCGCCAGGCCGCCCCGGGCCTCAAGATCACCCCCCGCGCCTTCGGAAAGGACCGCCGGTTCCCCCTCACCAACGCTTACGGGAAGGTCCCACCGAAACCTTGA
- a CDS encoding ferritin family protein has product MAGLSDFLRSCADTERLVRDFYRALAGAFPEPPQVRRLFLSLAEEEESHARTFDFLRSVAKDHEGRVQVKESFAGNVERLRKGIGRILAALGSEGGIPLHEALDWAILAESTTLERDKGAFVEVGGAEFRNLLKGLVTSDEGHRQQLEALRASLSAAA; this is encoded by the coding sequence TTGGCCGGACTCTCCGACTTCCTGCGCTCCTGCGCCGACACCGAGCGCCTGGTACGCGACTTCTACCGGGCCCTGGCCGGGGCCTTCCCCGAGCCCCCCCAGGTCCGGCGCCTCTTCCTCTCCCTGGCCGAGGAAGAAGAATCCCACGCCCGCACCTTCGACTTCCTGCGCAGCGTGGCCAAGGACCACGAGGGCCGCGTTCAGGTGAAGGAATCCTTCGCCGGCAACGTGGAGCGGCTCCGAAAGGGCATCGGGCGCATCCTTGCCGCCCTCGGCTCCGAGGGGGGCATCCCGCTGCACGAGGCGCTGGACTGGGCCATCCTGGCCGAGTCCACCACCCTGGAGCGCGACAAGGGCGCCTTCGTCGAGGTGGGCGGCGCCGAGTTCCGAAACCTCCTCAAAGGCCTCGTCACCAGCGACGAGGGCCACCGCCAACAGCTCGAAGCCCTGCGCGCCTCCCTCTCCGCCGCCGCCTGA
- a CDS encoding DUF2062 domain-containing protein has protein sequence MNLRKTFRYVYYRSVRLHGKPHEVAMGMAIGLAVGLTPTIGIQMPIAIAIAAVMGQSKIAAAAGVWITNPVTAPLVYLITYALGAFFLGYPLRPPEGFRHAITHVGDLTGNILLPLLVGGFLAAIPMAVTGYWFTYQAVVAYRLKVKHRRASRRHRWKWNPHQGWHRVAVHEPEKGVEGGGTHADP, from the coding sequence ATGAACCTCCGCAAGACCTTTCGCTACGTCTACTACCGGTCGGTGCGCCTCCACGGAAAGCCCCACGAGGTGGCCATGGGCATGGCCATCGGGCTCGCCGTGGGCTTGACGCCGACCATCGGCATCCAGATGCCCATCGCCATCGCCATCGCCGCGGTCATGGGCCAGAGCAAGATCGCGGCGGCGGCGGGGGTGTGGATCACCAACCCGGTGACCGCGCCCCTGGTCTACTTGATCACCTACGCCCTGGGCGCGTTCTTCCTGGGCTACCCCCTGCGGCCCCCCGAGGGCTTCCGCCACGCCATCACCCACGTGGGCGACCTCACCGGGAACATCCTCCTGCCCCTCCTGGTGGGGGGATTCCTGGCGGCCATCCCCATGGCGGTCACCGGCTACTGGTTCACCTACCAGGCGGTGGTGGCCTACCGGCTCAAGGTAAAGCACCGCAGAGCCAGCCGGCGCCACCGCTGGAAGTGGAACCCCCACCAGGGCTGGCACCGGGTCGCCGTGCACGAGCCCGAGAAAGGAGTCGAGGGTGGAGGAACCCACGCGGATCCGTGA